From Arcticibacter tournemirensis, one genomic window encodes:
- a CDS encoding TonB-dependent receptor, whose product MKLTLIIILSAILQVHGVGYAQKVSISQNDITLRQVFKEINKQTGYKFLYSTEMLKNSKPVSVHFKNAPLSDILEKCFEEQALTFKIIDKTIIVKQKEQPAITNKPAPPSLQIAVKGKVTDEKGAPLPGVSVKVEGTSIGVSTDLNGNFSIALPDNRHRLLFSFIGFASQTVTISGQTNIHVVLKEEMTSLNEVVVVGYSSQKKKDLTGAVSIVNVEEMTKQPSPSISNLLQGQASGVTILGSGQPGEAPQIRIRGLNTFGNNTPLFVIDGVPTQNVSDINPNDIASMQVLKDAGSASIYGSRASNGVIIVTTKSGTGKVKIQYDAYYGTQRPKSGNVWDILSPQEMANLKRLAQTNSGKTVFDDDLYGDGPTYVLPDYILPEGASEGDPGTNPALYNVNPNFTQQAEYDAFNRITKANKTGTDWYHEIFNPAPLTSHNLAVSGGTEQGSYLFSMNYFNQEGTLLETYFKRYSVRANTSYKVGKNIRIGENLEYSIVNNPQIAGLTGDNAIGHAFREQPIIPVRDIMGNYAGSYGGNLGDAYNPVAMLERTRNNKTQDNRLFGSVYAEADILKMFTLRTVFGGESYSGNSRSFTFPQYENAENSTSNSYNEDSNNGYNFTWTNTLSFNKDFGQHNLKVLAGTEFYKNRYNTMGGSRKGYFSFDPNYTTLSSGSPEGIFNYSTREADALFSLIGRADYNYKGKYLLGATIRRDGSSKFLENVYGWFPSVSAGWRISQEPFLKDIAWISDLKIRGGWGIMGNQLNVTGDNSFSTYSSAVGQSFYPINGGNSVVTGFYQNQLGNPAAKWEKDINSNFGFDASLFQGKLEITADYYRKDIRDLLFNPEMIATQGTAIPPYINIAQMKNDGFDISLTGITNITPALKLNATATVTTYRNKIMQVSSSANYYDEDGRRFDGSNIIRNEVGHSIAEFFGYKVAGFWNTQDEIEQANARAKEASGDAMAEYQTDIGLGRFKYEDVNGDGRVTALDRTFLGNANPDFSYGLNLGLTFKDFDLSMFFYGVQGNKIWNQVKWWTDFYPSFNGAKSYTALYDSWTPQNHNASAPIQEETNSFSTNAVPNSYFVESGSYLRLKNAQIGYSLPVKTLQRFGVSRLRVYLSAANLFTVTKYSGVDPEIGTSSETDSQTAYGVDDGSYPSQRTFLLGLNLTF is encoded by the coding sequence ATGAAACTAACGTTGATTATCATTTTAAGCGCCATATTGCAGGTTCACGGCGTTGGCTATGCTCAAAAAGTAAGCATTAGCCAGAATGATATTACGCTTCGTCAGGTATTTAAGGAGATAAACAAGCAAACTGGATATAAGTTCCTGTACAGCACCGAGATGCTGAAGAACAGCAAACCTGTTAGCGTCCATTTCAAGAATGCTCCCCTGTCGGATATCCTTGAAAAATGCTTCGAAGAACAGGCGCTTACCTTTAAAATTATCGATAAAACGATTATTGTAAAACAGAAGGAACAGCCGGCGATCACGAATAAACCGGCGCCTCCAAGCCTGCAGATAGCCGTGAAAGGAAAGGTCACCGACGAGAAAGGAGCGCCCCTGCCCGGAGTTAGCGTAAAGGTGGAAGGAACTTCCATTGGTGTCAGCACTGATTTAAATGGCAACTTCTCGATCGCCCTTCCCGACAACCGCCACAGGCTGCTTTTTAGTTTTATCGGTTTTGCGAGTCAGACGGTCACTATTAGCGGGCAGACTAATATTCATGTTGTACTAAAAGAAGAAATGACCTCTCTGAATGAAGTTGTGGTCGTGGGATATTCGTCGCAGAAGAAAAAGGATTTGACGGGTGCAGTTTCCATAGTGAACGTGGAGGAAATGACAAAACAGCCCTCTCCTTCCATAAGCAACCTGCTGCAGGGCCAGGCATCCGGAGTGACCATCCTGGGTTCCGGGCAGCCCGGCGAAGCGCCCCAGATCAGGATCCGCGGACTGAACACTTTTGGAAACAATACCCCTCTGTTCGTAATAGATGGGGTTCCTACGCAAAATGTTTCGGATATTAATCCGAACGACATAGCATCTATGCAGGTGTTAAAGGATGCCGGCTCGGCATCTATCTACGGTTCAAGGGCGTCAAACGGGGTCATCATTGTCACTACAAAAAGCGGAACCGGTAAAGTTAAGATTCAATACGATGCCTACTATGGGACACAGCGGCCTAAGAGTGGCAATGTATGGGACATTCTTTCGCCGCAGGAAATGGCGAACCTGAAAAGACTGGCTCAAACCAACAGCGGAAAAACCGTATTTGACGACGACCTTTATGGCGACGGACCGACCTATGTATTACCCGATTACATTCTGCCCGAAGGGGCATCGGAAGGCGATCCCGGAACAAACCCGGCGCTCTACAATGTAAACCCTAATTTCACCCAACAGGCAGAATACGACGCCTTTAACCGGATCACAAAGGCAAACAAAACGGGCACCGACTGGTATCATGAGATATTTAACCCCGCACCACTCACCAGCCACAACCTTGCAGTAAGCGGCGGCACCGAGCAGGGCAGTTATTTATTCTCGATGAACTACTTTAACCAGGAAGGAACGCTTTTGGAAACCTATTTCAAAAGGTACTCAGTCAGGGCGAACACCTCCTATAAAGTGGGTAAGAATATCAGGATCGGCGAAAACCTCGAATATTCTATTGTTAATAATCCCCAGATTGCCGGATTGACCGGCGACAACGCCATTGGTCATGCTTTCAGAGAACAACCGATCATTCCGGTGCGCGACATCATGGGAAATTATGCCGGTTCTTATGGCGGCAACCTCGGCGATGCCTATAATCCGGTGGCGATGCTCGAACGTACCCGCAACAATAAAACGCAGGATAACCGGCTTTTTGGTAGCGTTTACGCTGAAGCCGATATACTGAAGATGTTTACCCTGCGCACGGTATTTGGTGGTGAGTCGTACTCAGGTAACTCGCGCTCCTTTACTTTTCCGCAGTACGAAAACGCCGAGAACAGCACTTCAAACAGCTATAATGAGGATTCAAATAACGGATATAACTTTACCTGGACAAACACTTTAAGTTTCAATAAAGACTTTGGACAACATAACTTAAAGGTGCTTGCGGGAACCGAGTTTTATAAGAACCGTTACAATACCATGGGCGGAAGCCGTAAAGGATATTTTTCCTTCGACCCGAATTATACAACGCTTTCTTCCGGTTCGCCCGAAGGGATCTTTAACTACAGCACCCGCGAAGCAGATGCGCTATTCTCACTGATAGGCCGTGCAGATTATAACTATAAAGGTAAATATCTCCTGGGCGCCACAATCCGTCGCGACGGATCATCAAAGTTCCTGGAGAATGTATACGGCTGGTTTCCTTCGGTAAGTGCAGGATGGCGTATTTCACAGGAACCCTTTTTAAAAGATATTGCATGGATCTCGGATCTCAAGATCCGCGGTGGATGGGGAATTATGGGTAATCAGCTGAATGTTACGGGCGACAACTCGTTTAGTACCTACAGCAGCGCCGTTGGTCAGTCGTTTTACCCAATTAACGGCGGAAATTCGGTAGTAACCGGCTTTTACCAGAACCAGCTGGGAAACCCTGCCGCTAAGTGGGAAAAAGACATCAACTCGAACTTTGGCTTCGACGCTAGTTTATTCCAGGGAAAGCTGGAGATTACCGCTGATTATTACCGGAAAGATATCCGCGACCTCTTATTTAACCCCGAAATGATCGCCACGCAGGGAACCGCCATCCCGCCTTATATTAATATCGCGCAGATGAAGAACGATGGCTTCGATATCTCCCTGACGGGCATTACTAATATCACACCTGCGCTTAAATTGAATGCAACGGCGACAGTAACCACCTACCGGAATAAGATCATGCAGGTCTCTTCTTCGGCTAACTATTACGACGAGGATGGCCGCCGCTTCGATGGCAGCAATATTATCCGGAATGAAGTAGGGCATTCCATAGCTGAATTTTTCGGCTATAAAGTGGCCGGATTCTGGAATACACAGGACGAAATAGAACAGGCTAATGCCCGGGCAAAAGAAGCTTCCGGGGACGCTATGGCTGAATATCAAACCGATATAGGCCTAGGAAGGTTTAAATACGAAGATGTGAACGGAGACGGTCGTGTCACCGCCCTGGACCGCACTTTTCTCGGCAATGCTAACCCCGACTTCAGCTACGGCCTGAACCTTGGACTAACATTCAAGGATTTCGACCTGAGTATGTTCTTTTACGGCGTACAGGGCAACAAGATCTGGAACCAGGTAAAGTGGTGGACCGACTTTTACCCTTCTTTTAACGGAGCAAAAAGTTATACCGCCCTGTATGATTCATGGACACCACAGAACCACAACGCTTCTGCACCAATACAGGAAGAAACAAATTCATTCAGTACCAATGCGGTACCTAACTCCTATTTTGTTGAAAGCGGTTCTTACCTACGGTTAAAGAATGCTCAGATCGGCTACTCTTTACCTGTAAAAACTCTTCAGCGCTTTGGGGTAAGCAGGCTCCGGGTTTATCTGTCGGCGGCAAACCTTTTCACAGTTACCAAGTACTCAGGCGTGGATCCTGAGATCGGCACGTCAAGCGAGACGGACAGTCAGACTGCGTATGGCGTGGATGATGGCTCATATCCGAGCCAGCGCACTTTTCTGTTAGGTCTTAATCTCACGTTTTAA
- a CDS encoding FecR family protein, translating into MDRPEEINRLFKRFIENKSSQKELKELFTYFRTSSEEELRFLIMREIEPQEDSENQNVNSSTQSPEEEAKMQDLYRQISATINTESSGKGRIAQWNRWHVSAAAAVAIIFIATGLYLWNRTTSPIPTGGDKKAQTADIPPGTNKAVLTLADGKKIALDDAKTGELVQLSGISVTKTADGQIVYNMQNAGPDKPCQQKEVHYNSITTPAGGQFQVILPDGTKVWLNAASGIRFPTVFSPEKRKIQMTGEVYFEVAAKKIPFIVSTRGQDVEVLGTQFNINAYPEEKDIRTTLLEGSVRVSPKTAVKSNALRSQILKPGEQSVNNPNTHSLSVHTVDPTEAIAWKNGLLTFNDTDIGTIMRQISRWYNVDVEYVGDVKGKQFAGSVSRYDNVSQVLAMLESTGVIHFKIEGRRITVMP; encoded by the coding sequence ATGGACCGCCCGGAAGAAATTAACAGGCTTTTTAAGAGGTTTATTGAAAATAAAAGTTCTCAGAAGGAACTTAAAGAACTGTTTACTTATTTCCGTACCTCCAGCGAAGAGGAACTGCGATTTCTGATTATGCGCGAAATAGAACCGCAGGAAGACTCTGAAAATCAAAACGTTAATTCATCAACACAGAGTCCGGAAGAAGAAGCTAAAATGCAGGATCTGTACCGGCAGATATCAGCAACCATTAATACGGAAAGTTCCGGGAAAGGGCGTATAGCCCAATGGAACAGATGGCATGTCAGTGCTGCAGCGGCAGTAGCAATCATTTTCATCGCAACCGGCTTATATCTATGGAACCGGACAACGAGTCCGATACCCACCGGGGGTGACAAGAAGGCGCAGACCGCCGACATCCCGCCGGGCACTAATAAAGCGGTACTGACGCTGGCCGATGGCAAAAAGATTGCCCTTGATGATGCAAAGACCGGTGAACTGGTTCAGCTTTCGGGCATTTCTGTCACCAAAACGGCCGACGGTCAGATCGTCTACAATATGCAAAACGCGGGACCAGATAAACCATGTCAGCAAAAGGAGGTTCACTATAATTCTATCACTACACCCGCTGGAGGTCAATTTCAGGTGATCCTGCCCGACGGCACGAAAGTATGGTTAAACGCCGCTTCGGGTATTCGTTTTCCTACGGTTTTTAGCCCCGAAAAACGGAAAATACAAATGACAGGGGAAGTATATTTCGAAGTAGCCGCCAAAAAAATACCTTTTATTGTTAGCACCAGAGGACAGGATGTTGAGGTATTAGGAACGCAGTTTAATATAAATGCCTATCCCGAAGAGAAAGATATCCGCACCACTTTACTCGAAGGAAGCGTGAGAGTGTCACCAAAAACAGCAGTAAAATCCAATGCGCTACGATCTCAGATCTTAAAACCGGGGGAACAGTCGGTTAATAATCCCAATACCCACTCGCTTTCAGTGCATACTGTCGATCCCACGGAAGCAATTGCCTGGAAAAACGGATTGCTGACGTTTAACGATACCGACATTGGTACCATTATGCGCCAGATAAGCCGCTGGTATAATGTGGATGTAGAGTACGTGGGTGATGTGAAAGGAAAACAATTTGCCGGATCCGTTTCAAGATACGACAATGTATCTCAGGTACTTGCTATGCTTGAATCAACCGGCGTGATTCATTTTAAAATAGAAGGAAGGAGGATTACCGTTATGCCATAA
- a CDS encoding RagB/SusD family nutrient uptake outer membrane protein codes for MKASRFIPALSLIIGMFLNSCTDELNQPSLGTLSPDIIANKKGVELLLIGAYAALDGQQGSDQSLGGGEAWQASPTGWVFGSVAGGDASKGSDGADQPAIDPIANFYSDANNAYFNSKWKALYEGVTRTNNVLSILAKATDVSDADRTRITAEARFLRGHYYFELKKMWNMVPWIDETTTVFNPPNNEDIWPKITADFDYSYKNLPPTQSQIGRANKWAAGAYLAKTLLYQHNYPDAKNLFTDIINNGVTSGGTKYNLTAEFEDNYRPSKENNAESVFAIQMASNVDPAGPSNANNGDMLNFPYGDSPFGCCGFFQPSIDLVNHYRTNEATGLPYLDTYNDHPVKNDMGVKGNTPFTPDEGTLDPRIDWTAARRGIPFLDWGIYPGEPWIRDQTYGGPYGPKKNIYWQESHEEDADLSSWAPGTSINYLVIRFADVLLMAAECEAQAGSLETAQTYVNRVRSRAADPVGWVYKYKNNAAPMEGFSNEPAANYFIRTYPAGTFTSGGKEFALKAIYYERKLELAMEGHRFFDLVRWGTAEKELNDYFNYQGKLTSDVRRGHFTKGKSEYYPVPQRQIDLSLSGGVPVLKQNPGYN; via the coding sequence ATGAAAGCATCAAGATTTATACCAGCTCTTTCTTTGATCATAGGGATGTTCTTAAACTCCTGCACCGATGAACTCAATCAGCCGTCTCTCGGTACCCTCTCACCTGATATTATTGCAAATAAAAAAGGAGTCGAACTTCTGCTGATCGGCGCCTATGCGGCACTCGACGGACAACAGGGGTCTGACCAGTCCCTCGGCGGCGGCGAAGCCTGGCAGGCCTCACCTACGGGATGGGTATTTGGCTCTGTAGCGGGCGGCGACGCATCGAAAGGAAGCGATGGAGCCGACCAGCCGGCCATCGACCCGATCGCAAATTTCTACTCCGACGCTAACAACGCTTACTTTAACAGCAAATGGAAAGCTTTATACGAAGGCGTCACGCGCACCAATAATGTGCTTTCCATCCTCGCCAAAGCTACTGATGTAAGTGATGCCGACAGGACCAGGATCACGGCAGAAGCGCGTTTTCTGCGTGGCCATTACTATTTCGAGCTAAAAAAGATGTGGAACATGGTTCCGTGGATCGATGAAACGACAACCGTTTTCAATCCGCCGAACAATGAGGATATCTGGCCGAAGATCACTGCCGATTTCGACTACTCGTATAAAAATCTACCCCCTACGCAGTCCCAGATAGGGAGAGCTAACAAGTGGGCTGCGGGGGCTTATCTTGCAAAGACACTACTTTACCAGCATAACTATCCCGATGCAAAAAACCTATTCACTGATATAATCAATAACGGCGTTACAAGTGGAGGCACCAAATACAACCTTACAGCCGAATTTGAAGACAACTACAGGCCCAGTAAGGAAAATAACGCAGAAAGCGTTTTTGCGATTCAGATGGCATCTAACGTCGATCCGGCGGGGCCTTCTAATGCAAACAACGGCGATATGCTTAATTTTCCTTATGGCGACAGCCCCTTTGGTTGCTGCGGCTTCTTTCAACCTTCCATTGATTTAGTGAATCACTACCGGACCAACGAGGCAACCGGCCTCCCTTATCTTGACACCTACAACGATCATCCTGTGAAGAACGACATGGGAGTTAAGGGCAATACTCCCTTTACTCCCGATGAAGGAACCCTCGATCCGAGAATTGACTGGACTGCCGCACGCCGGGGCATTCCTTTCCTCGATTGGGGTATTTATCCGGGCGAACCCTGGATACGCGACCAAACCTACGGCGGACCCTACGGACCCAAGAAAAACATCTACTGGCAGGAGAGTCACGAAGAAGACGCCGACTTAAGTTCATGGGCTCCCGGCACCTCTATCAATTACCTTGTCATCCGTTTCGCAGATGTCCTGCTTATGGCTGCTGAATGCGAAGCCCAGGCAGGAAGTCTCGAAACGGCGCAAACATATGTGAACAGGGTGCGGAGCAGAGCAGCCGACCCGGTCGGCTGGGTGTACAAATACAAGAACAACGCTGCTCCCATGGAGGGGTTTTCAAATGAACCTGCTGCCAATTACTTTATCAGAACATACCCTGCAGGCACCTTTACTTCCGGAGGAAAAGAGTTTGCATTGAAAGCAATTTACTATGAAAGAAAACTTGAACTCGCCATGGAAGGACATCGTTTCTTCGACCTGGTACGTTGGGGCACAGCCGAAAAAGAGCTGAATGACTACTTTAACTACCAGGGAAAGTTAACGAGCGACGTTAGGAGGGGACATTTTACAAAGGGGAAAAGCGAATATTACCCCGTGCCCCAGCGTCAGATAGACCTTAGTCTTTCAGGTGGCGTCCCGGTTCTTAAACAAAATCCGGGGTATAATTGA
- a CDS encoding RNA polymerase sigma factor: protein MSELYPNDEKTSLLQLKNDDQKAFEHLYQLYSSRIYGKILKLTKSEIIAGELLQDTFVKVWEKRQLINEEFPFKAWLYRVAENEVYMFYRKLARDRKLQEYIIETFEESHSPTEGNFLLKESNELLHRAVKMLPQQCRQVFTLCRIEGRSYEETGSLLGISPSTVSNHLVKAGKSIRNYILESGREHISLILPFFYLQFSLFC, encoded by the coding sequence ATGAGCGAACTTTACCCTAATGATGAAAAAACATCGCTTCTTCAGTTAAAAAACGACGATCAAAAGGCTTTTGAGCACCTTTATCAGCTTTACAGTTCCCGTATCTACGGCAAGATCCTCAAGCTTACCAAATCGGAAATCATCGCGGGAGAGTTACTGCAGGATACCTTTGTGAAGGTCTGGGAAAAGCGGCAGCTTATAAACGAAGAGTTTCCCTTCAAGGCCTGGTTGTACCGTGTTGCCGAAAACGAAGTTTATATGTTTTACCGTAAGCTGGCCCGCGACAGGAAGTTGCAAGAGTATATTATCGAAACGTTCGAAGAAAGTCACTCCCCAACCGAAGGAAATTTCCTTCTCAAAGAAAGCAATGAGCTGCTTCACCGCGCGGTGAAAATGCTCCCTCAGCAATGCCGCCAGGTCTTTACATTATGCCGAATCGAGGGCAGAAGTTACGAGGAAACCGGCAGTCTCCTCGGTATCTCACCTTCTACAGTAAGCAATCACCTGGTAAAGGCAGGCAAAAGCATCCGAAATTATATCCTTGAATCAGGAAGAGAACATATATCCCTCATCCTGCCCTTTTTTTACCTTCAATTCTCCCTTTTCTGTTAG